In Oncorhynchus kisutch isolate 150728-3 unplaced genomic scaffold, Okis_V2 scaffold3385, whole genome shotgun sequence, the following proteins share a genomic window:
- the LOC116371571 gene encoding uncharacterized protein LOC116371571 — translation MLGLEREAERVGLHMITQAAVTPAVTPAVTPAVTQVVTQAVTPAVTPAVTPAVTTDVTQAVTPAVTPAVTQAVTQAVTPAVTPAVTPAVTPAVTPAVTRAVTQLLPRLLPQLLPRLCYPGCTSSCYLSAVTRRPLTPAVPQLLPRPVTPAVTPAVTPALTRLLPPALTPAVTPALTPAVTPALTPGCYPGSYPGCYPGCYPGCYPSCYPGSYPGSYPGCYPGCYPGCYPGAYGGVY, via the exons ATGTTAGGTCTAGAAAGGGAGGCAGAGCGTGTTGGGCTCCACATGATCACACAGGCAG CTGTTACCCCGGCTGTTACCCCAGCTGTTACCCCAGCTGTTACCCAGGTTGTTACCCAGGCTGTTACCCCAGCTGTTACCCCGGCTGTTACCCCGGCTGTTACCACGGATGTTACCCAGGCTGTTACCCCAGCTGTTACCCCAGCTGTTACCCAGGCTGTTACCCAGGCTGTTACCCCGGCTGTTACCCCAGCTGTTACCCCAGCTGTTACCCCGGCTGTTACCCCAGCTGTTACCCGGGCTGTTACCCAGCTGTTACCCAGGCTGTTACCCCAGCTGTTACCCAGGCT CTGTTACCCAGGCTGTACCTCCAGCTGTTACCTCTCGGCTGTTACCCGCCGGCCTCTTACCCCGGCTGTACCCCAGCTCTTACCCCGGCCTGTTACCCCGGCTGTTACCCCGGCTGTTACCCCGGCTCTTACCCGGCTGTTACCCCCGGCTCTTACCCCGGCTGTTACCCCGGCTCTTACCCCGGCTGTTACCCCGGCTCTTACCCCGGGCTGTTACCCCGGCTCTTACCCCGGCTGTTACCCCGGCTGTTACCCCGGCTGTTACCCCAGCTGTTACCCCGGCTCTTACCCCGGCTCTTACCCCGGCTGTTACCCCGGCTGTTACCCCGGCTGTTACCCGGGGGCCTATGGAGGTGTGTATTAG